In Vitis vinifera cultivar Pinot Noir 40024 chromosome 17, ASM3070453v1, one genomic interval encodes:
- the LOC100241613 gene encoding LRR receptor-like serine/threonine-protein kinase GSO1 — protein MGSIKMCHMMLFFAVLSAVLAVTFGDNSTDSYWLLRIKSELVDPVGVLANWSSRTNICSWNGLVCSDDQLHIIGLSLSGSGLSGSISPEFSHLTSLQTLDLSLNAFAGSIPHELGLLQNLRELLLYSNYLSGKIPTEICLLKKLQVLRIGDNMLAGEITPSIGNLKELRVLGLAYCQLNGSIPAEIGNLKNLKFLDLQKNSLSSVIPEEIQGCVELQNFAASNNKLEGEIPASMGNLKSLQILNLANNSLSGSIPIELGGLSNLKYLNLLGNRLSGMIPSELNQLDQLQKLDLSSNNLSGTINFLNTQLKSLEVLALSDNLLTDSIPGNFCTSSSSLRQIFLAQNKLSGTFPLELLNCSSIQQLDLSDNRFEGVLPPELEKLENLTDLLLNNNSFSGKLPPEIGNMSSLETLYLFDNMITGNIPVELGKLQKLSSIYLYDNQLSGSIPRELTNCSSLSEIDFFGNHFMGSIPATIGKLRNLVFLQLRQNDLSGPIPPSLGYCKKLHTLTLADNKLSGSLPPTFRFLSELHLFSLYNNSFEGPLPESLFLLKKLGIINFSHNRFSGSILPLLGSDFLTLLDLTNNSFSGPIPSRLAMSKNLTRLRLAHNLLTGNISSEFGQLKELKFLDLSFNNFTGEVAPELSNCKKLEHVLLNNNQFIGMIPSWLGGLQKLGELDLSFNFFHGTVPAALGNCSILLKLSLNDNSLSGEIPPEMGNLTSLNVLDLQRNNLSGQIPSTFQQCKKLYELRLSENMLTGSIPSELGTLTELQVILDLSRNLFSGEIPSSLGNLMKLESLNISFNQLQGEVPSSLGKLTSLHLLDLSNNHLRGQLPSTFSEFPLSSFMLNDKLCGPPLESCSEYAGQEKRRLSNTAVAGIIVAIVFTSTLICLVLLYIMVRIWCTWRKVMILSSDGGGTEHNIEEEKWDYGDEKKRKGEYWKVNTMALVPSQEKQNLSSPTCIFQLKMDSETMETTMV, from the coding sequence ATGGGTAGCATCAAAATGTGTCATATGATGCTTTTCTTTGCAGTACTTAGTGCTGTTCTTGCTGTTACCTTTGGCGATAATTCAACAGATTCCTACTGGCTTCTGAGAATTAAATCAGAGCTAGTTGATCCTGTTGGAGTTCTTGCCAACTGGTCTTCAAGAACTAATATTTGTAGCTGGAATGGATTGGTGTGTTCTGATGATCAACTCCATATTATTGGCCTGAGCCTATCTGGGTCAGGTTTATCAGGTTCTATCTCACCGGAGTTCTCACACCTCACTTCACTGCAAACACTTGATTTATCTTTAAACGCCTTCGCTGGGTCGATTCCTCATGAGCTTGGACTGCTTCAAAATCTAAGGGAACTGCTCCTTTATTCAAATTATCTCTCTGGTAAGATTCCCACAGAGATTTGTCTTTTGAAGAAGTTGCAAGTTCTAAGAATAGGAGATAACATGCTAGCGGGTGAAATTACACCAAGCATTGGTAACTTGAAGGAGTTGAGGGTACTGGGTCTTGCTTATTGCCAATTAAATGGAAGTATTCCAGCTGAAATTGGCAATTTGAAGAATCTGAAATTTCTCGATTTGCAGAAGAACAGCCTCAGCAGTGTCATACCAGAAGAGATCCAGGGGTGTGTAGAGCTTCAAAATTTTGCAGCATCAAACAACAAGCTTGAAGGAGAAATCCCTGCCTCTATGGGAAATCTTAAATCACTCCAAATTCTGAACCTGGCCAATAACAGCCTTTCTGGATCAATTCCTATTGAGTTGGGTGGTCTCTCCAATTTGAAGTACTTGAATTTGCTTGGAAATAGATTGAGTGGCATGATTCCGTCAGAGCTAAACCAGTTGGATCAACTCCAGAAGCTCGACTTGTCAAGCAATAATCTCTCAGGAACTATAAACTTCCTCAATACCCAATTAAAGAGTCTTGAGGTTCTGGCTTTATCTGATAATCTTTTGACAGATAGCATTCCCGGCAATTTCTGCACCAGCAGTTCAAGTTTGCGGCAAATTTTTCTGGCTCAAAATAAGCTCTCTGGCACTTTCCCCTTGGAGCTGTTGAACTGTTCCTCAATCCAACAATTAGACCTCTCTGATAACAGATTTGAAGGAGTACTGCCGCCTGAGCTGGAAAAATTAGAGAACCTCACAGATCTTCTACTCAACAATAACAGTTTTTCTGGAAAACTGCCTCCTGAAATTGGAAACATGAGTAGCTTGGAAACTCTTTACCTGTTTGACAACATGATCACAGGTAATATCCCGGTGGAACTCGGGAAGTTACAGAAGTTGAGCAGCATCTACCTCTATGACAACCAGCTGTCAGGAAGCATACCAAGAGAGCTAACAAACTGCTCCAGCTTATCAGAGATTGATTTCTTTGGCAACCATTTTATGGGGTCCATTCCTGCAACAATTGGGAAGCTTAGGAATCTTGTTTTCCTGCAACTGAGGCAGAACGACTTGTCGGGTCCGATCCCACCAAGCTTGGGCTATTGCAAAAAGCTTCACACATTGACATTGGCTGATAACAAGCTCTCGGGTTCATTGCCACCAACATTCAGATTCCTCTCCGAGCTTCACCTCTTTTCTCTCTACAACAACTCATTTGAAGGTCCTCTTCCTGAATcacttttccttttaaaaaaacttggaattattaatttttctcatAACAGGTTTAGTGGGAGCATCCTTCCTCTCTTGGGTTCAGACTTTCTAACCCTGTTGGATTTGACAAACAACAGTTTCTCGGGTCCTATTCCCTCTAGACTAGCCATGTCCAAAAATCTAACCCGCCTTCGTCTTGCACACAATCTTCTTACTGGCAACATTTCTTCTGAATTTGGCCAGCTCAAAGAGCTCAAATTTCTTGATCTGTCATTCAACAATTTCACAGGAGAGGTGGCACCTGAACTCTCAAACTGTAAAAAACTTGAACATGTCTTGCTCAACAATAACCAATTCATAGGCATGATTCCTTCATGGCTAGGGGGCTTACAAAAACTAGGAGAGCTAGATCTTTCATTCAACTTCTTCCATGGAACAGTGCCTGCAGCACTTGGGAACTGTTCAATACTACTGAAGCTCTCACTCAATGACAACAGTCTATCCGGGGAGATCCCACCAGAGATGGGAAATCTCACTTCTCTCAATGTCCTTGATCTGCAAAGAAATAACCTTTCTGGGCAGATTCCTTCCACATTTCAGCAGTGCAAGAAGCTCTATGAACTGAGGCTCTCTGAGAACATGTTGACAGGTTCAATACCATCTGAGCTAGGAACCCTTACTGAATTGCAGGTTATCTTAGACCTGAGCAGAAATCTCTTTTCTGGTGAGATTCCATCATCTCTTGGAAATCTTATGAAGTTAGAATCTTTGAACATCTCTTTCAATCAACTCCAAGGAGAAGTTCCTTCTTCACTGGGAAAGCTGACGAGCCTCCACTTGCTAGACCTGTCAAATAATCATCTCCGGGGCCAACTTCCTTCAACTTTTTCAGAATTCCCACTCAGCTCCTTCATGCTTAATGACAAGCTTTGCGGCCCACCATTGGAATCGTGTTCAGAATATGCGGGTCAGGAGAAAAGGAGATTGTCTAACACTGCTGTTGCAGGGATTATAGTTGCCATTGTCTTCACCTCTACACTAATATGCTTGGTGCTGCTTTACATCATGGTAAGAATCTGGTGTACTTGGAGAAAAGTGATGATTTTGAGCTCGGATGGTGGAGGAACTGAACATAATATAGAAGAGGAGAAATGGGACTATggagatgaaaagaaaaggaaaggtgAGTACTGGAAAGTGAACACCATGGCACTGGTTCCTtcccaagaaaaacaaaatctttCTTCACCAACATGCATTTTCCAACTCAAAATGGATTCTGAAACCATGGAGACTACCATGGTCTGA